The nucleotide sequence ttaggatatgactatcaaagagagagagttctactcaagttcacaaagagacaggaaacaagagaggcaatttatcgaaaaggtcctattcaggccgtaaaattaaaatttggaaaaagaattggagctactttgggttttaatacagacaaaccttatcaaatttttgaaaccaccaCATGGGAACCTATGATTAAGACTCATAATCTGCTGGCACCTTTCCCACCCTCGCCAACATCTGGGGTAgactttgttcttgtttattcggatattgttgaaagatcttatttcgggggtaagaaagctaatatattagacagctttagtatgtggggtagtaaaacgcGGGGGTATCATATTTACGTGTAttaccccttagggacaaaggaattggatgcaatatcaattcgcttgactgatcaagaaggacgagcaatacactttcgtgaggatagtagcacaatatgcattcttcatattaggcCGAAGCAGAAAACAGGTtaaaagcaagtacccaagcacttAGGTTTATTCCGGAGCAAGGCGCCATGAGGGTTacgtttatccctccctctcccgaggagttcagtatcatatttactagtgatcccataaaacttcaacgaggagggtctctaggggatattgagatatttagagcccccaggcgttcgcaacagggcggcagaatttttagcctattagctggactggctaaaagagtcgcaccctttgtagcaaaagccgtcttaccGTCGGCCTTAGAATTTGggcaaaatgttataggtgatttacaaCAGGGAACAAAAGATTTTaggtctagtcttaaacaaaggggggtagaatcactaaaatcgactgggagacgcatcgttactggccggggaaagaaaaggaaaaagttaaaataaatggcaagagaagagtaaataaaaagaaaatccttcgtaggaatttaggatataaagacgtgtttagcgcgatgtaatttagttcctgtaaataagtgcatgagcaaagacattaacaatggcatctgctgctccgagaattgctggtcatgtggggaatgaattacctACATCCCATTTTACCACTGGCGTCGTAGATAGTTTTCCGAGACCCAACCGGATGCGGATAGTAGAGACATCAGTGACTGATCGCCAGACGTtttttattctccctactaatcttaccttgggaggggctatcactgatcgttatctcgaatttcgtatcaatggcatagaaggaactctaattgatttagcaAGTCTAGCTATAGAAATTCATTTAAAAGTTACGGCACCGGATGGAAGTGCGTTGGGTGATGACACAGATGTTATCTTCGTCAATGCTGtggcgaatacaatctttaagtcaagcCAGGTTTATATCGGAGAAAGACTCGTAGAATTAAATCCCCATTTaaattactggtcttttataaagttattaactactgctaaatccctcactgtgaaaacaattgggcgTCTTGGAGATTttttccaggattacaagggaacttccatttcaaatgtacttccggctgattattttacaaaattgaacaaaatggaaaagaagtgggtgactaagggaaaaagagaaggactacATATCATTCACCCACTTTTGCTCGATGTTGCctctgtagatgaatatttgatggataacatagatgctcgtatcaagttggaattagccccgaatgcatggttcattaattccacctcaactatcgacgaatttaaatttaatctTCAAGAAGCTAGACTGCACGTTGATAAAGTTATCCCAAGACTACCGGCTTTACTGGCACTCCATCGGgcactttcgaatcctaatagttccgtggaaactgtctttgataaaacactttacaggacgtacgTGTTTGCTCCTAATCAGACTcgggcaacgttggatttacctttcaataaggtcatacctgaaaaattatacctAGCCATTattaatatggagagctttaatggagtattgaataaaaatcccatttatttcggccataataatttaagtcatataggagtaacgctaaatggatccactttatacgacataaggtcgcaattcccagaaaattatttCCAACTTTACTACGAGATATTGAAATCTCTGTGGTTAACTTATGATCATCTAATTAATTTTGATTGCTACGATCGTGGACGGACGGTAAttgcattcaacttcaaacccgaaattgcattaatggatactctcgAGGTAGAGAAAAACGGGGACTTGAGgattaatttaacgtttgatcgacagattaacgaaaataggcttattttattgtttggagaaacccagggagttataACCATCGATCAAAACCGGAATGTGTATTGCGACATCAGGGCGTAAGACATGAAAGTTTTCCTAGGGATTCTTTCAGCGTAAATACTCCGCCTGTAATAAATGAACACCCATTAATGTAAGGTTTTCATACAAGTAGGtaaaaatatccgctgttttcatgaGGGGATATTTTCAAaggaagtttttcctaataataaacaaaaacactgttacaggtatttttagaataagggtgtgtgtgtgtgtgtgtgtgtgtgtgtgtttaagagggtGGGGGTGTTGGGAGTTCACTGTCCCGCTTTCCATAtcattatttggtgaaaatatattaacggaGAGGGTAAAATGACCAAGTAGTCGTACCCTGGAAGTGGTATGGGCGAGGTGTAAGATAAATACCAgggatatagaatttgctttgaggaataaactcgggAATGAGGCGCACTTTTATGGATGCATATCCAGTGACTATTTGGCTGGGTTTAAGATACCCTTGACAAGACCTAAGTCAATTACACTTATTGCAAATACGCTTGCTTCTTACCAAAATCGTAAAGTGGGGCACTGGGtcgtttttattatccagaagtccccatttcaaaacatcatcttgAACGACCCTTTAGGTATACCAcctgaagaacattcgacgtatttTACCGAATTTTTACGAAGGCATTCCAGcatgaagtgctttgccaatgttatacgggtgcaaaattacaattcgtctctgtgcgcgtttcattgcttatatttcacacacagtgtaactttaaacggagtgtgtggagccattaggaaactgagggaacatttatcactatccaatttaaaggaaaatgatgtcactatattactttattatcttttacatcttaacagtcgtccatatatgtatatctggcgtcacaccaagccagaattatcaatggagatttgtgagttgctaaaacgacgtaaataaagccgatccgctttagttatgtattttcaaaatatcctgtatggttattttactgaaatgtttcctaataataaactaatattaagtaGAACGTGTTTCTTTTATCttcctcccacgtattttggtgtgtgtgtatgaactcatcttagaccctatcccaaaatattttgcttttggttttattattattattattattattattattattattattattattattattattattattattattattattattattatccaattttaAAGGAAAATGCTGTCGAGGTTTTGCTTTaatatcttttacatcttaacattcgtccatgtatgtatgtctgctcctaataataaacaaatattaagtactacgtGTTATTTATTATcctccattgtattttttttttatgggagagTATGAAGCCGTCTTAGGCGTATCCTCAAacaccttctctgaagagagagagggagagagagagctatgCCTAGAGTATGAGATTACACGTCCGGTGCGGGTTGGGACAGGTGGTTAACGGGACTCGGGGCTTTCCCTAGAGTATGAGATTACACGTCTGGTGCAGGTTGGGACAGGTGCTTAACGGGACTGGGGGCTTTGCCTAGAGTATGAGATTATACGTCCGGTGCGGGTTGGGAcaggtgctattattattaataataataataataataataataataataataacaataataataataataataattatgttcgcaaacaaattccctttaatagtagcacactatgtttacgtcctcaaggttgggtaaacagttcctggacacgtataaacacgtataaacacgtacgtacatcattacgaagagttggctgataataacaaatggttacatcctcaatgttttgtaaacaaattccctttaatagtgacacagttCCAGGTCACGTACATACGCTATTACGAACCGTACgaccttcaactcaatgtttgtaaacaaaaacttatagcTCCCGTCACGTACATATGTCATTACTAACCGCatgaccttcaaatcaatgtttgtaaacaaaagactttaaataatactacacttcaGAAAACAGTGACCCTCCGTGGCCATACCTTTACTTCCCGGTGAGCCCTGTGGCCATACCCCCATTTCCGAGTGAGCCGCTGTGGCCATACTCTTATTTCTGGGTGAGCCTGTGTGGGCATTTTACgactacttatacatatatatatatatatatatatatatatataaatatatatatatatatatatatatatatatatatatatatatatatatcattatatatatatatatatatatatatacatatatttatgtatatctgtatatatacacatatacacacacacatatatatatatatatatatatatatgtatatatatatatatatatatatatatatatatatatatatatatatatatatatatatatatatatatatatatatatatatatgtctgtatatgtgtatgtttgtatgtatatatatatatatatatatatatatatatatatatatatatatatatatatatatatatatatatatatagtatatatatgtatacacatatgaatatgtatatatatatatagatatatatatatatatatatatatatatatatatatatatatatatatatatatatatatatacatatatatttatatactgtatatatatatataaatatatatatatatatatatatatatatatatatacatacatatatatatatatatatatatatatatatatatatatacatatatatatatatatatatatatatatatatatatatatatatatatatacatatatatatatatgtatatatatatatacatatatatgtatatatacatatatatatatatatacatatatatgtatatatacatatatatatatatatatatatatatatatatatatatacatacat is from Palaemon carinicauda isolate YSFRI2023 chromosome 13, ASM3689809v2, whole genome shotgun sequence and encodes:
- the LOC137651660 gene encoding uncharacterized protein F54H12.2-like — translated: MASAAPRIAGHVGNELPTSHFTTGVVDSFPRPNRMRIVETSVTDRQTFFILPTNLTLGGAITDRYLEFRINGIEGTLIDLASLAIEIHLKVTAPDGSALGDDTDVIFVNAVANTIFKSSQVYIGERLVELNPHLNYWSFIKLLTTAKSLTVKTIGRLGDFFQDYKGTSISNVLPADYFTKLNKMEKKWVTKGKREGLHIIHPLLLDVASVDEYLMDNIDARIKLELAPNAWFINSTSTIDEFKFNLQEARLHVDKVIPRLPALLALHRALSNPNSSVETVFDKTLYRTYVFAPNQTRATLDLPFNKVIPEKLYLAIINMESFNGVLNKNPIYFGHNNLSHIGVTLNGSTLYDIRSQFPENYFQLYYEILKSLWLTYDHLINFDCYDRGRTVIAFNFKPEIALMDTLEVEKNGDLRINLTFDRQINENRLILLFGETQGVITIDQNRNVYCDIRA